In Archangium violaceum, the following are encoded in one genomic region:
- a CDS encoding dihydrofolate reductase family protein, whose translation MRKLVYYIALSIDGFIAGPNDEVDFYPGADEYMRWMATDYPDALPTHVRRHLGIDDAPNRHFDTIVMGRRTYDPALKLGITSPYAHLRQYVFSRTLEPRDPNVRIVNGDVVETVRALKREELALDIYLAGGGELAGQLLDEIDRLVVKLYPVVAGAGRTAFGSRFSPTNFNLDDVKTFPGGNAVLYYSRVR comes from the coding sequence ATGCGCAAGCTCGTCTACTACATCGCTCTCTCGATTGACGGGTTCATCGCCGGCCCCAACGACGAAGTCGACTTCTATCCGGGAGCCGACGAGTACATGCGCTGGATGGCGACCGATTATCCCGATGCGCTTCCGACCCACGTCCGTCGGCACCTCGGCATCGACGACGCACCCAACCGGCACTTCGACACGATCGTCATGGGCAGGCGCACCTACGACCCCGCGCTCAAGCTCGGCATCACGAGTCCGTACGCTCACCTGCGCCAGTACGTGTTTTCCCGCACCCTCGAGCCGCGTGACCCGAACGTCAGGATCGTGAACGGCGACGTGGTGGAGACAGTCCGGGCGCTCAAGCGCGAGGAGTTGGCGCTCGACATCTACCTCGCGGGAGGTGGGGAGCTGGCCGGGCAACTCCTCGACGAGATCGACCGTCTCGTCGTGAAGCTGTATCCCGTTGTCGCCGGCGCGGGCCGCACCGCCTTCGGCTCCCGGTTCTCACCGACGAACTTCAACCTCGACGACGTGAAGACCTTCCCCGGGGGCAACGCGGTCCTGTACTACTCACGAGTCCGTTGA